Proteins encoded in a region of the Shumkonia mesophila genome:
- a CDS encoding tripartite tricarboxylate transporter TctB family protein, protein MNRHADLWLALALLSFCVFAAVLTTGLSTVGTGTWAGPSFFPWLMIGGIALLSIALALRTLVTRQRQPQEGARTTSVRLAIKLALFFLLMVAYAAFYVQTGYIISTAAFFIIAMLVLGERKVLHFAVIPLGIILSVYLVFTQIIKVYLP, encoded by the coding sequence ATGAATAGGCATGCCGATCTGTGGTTGGCGCTCGCCCTCCTGTCCTTCTGTGTTTTCGCCGCCGTGTTGACCACGGGCCTTTCTACTGTTGGCACGGGGACATGGGCGGGCCCCAGCTTTTTCCCATGGTTGATGATAGGCGGCATCGCCCTTCTCTCGATCGCGCTTGCCCTGCGGACGCTGGTGACGCGCCAACGCCAACCGCAAGAAGGCGCGCGCACCACCAGCGTCCGCCTCGCGATAAAACTCGCGCTTTTCTTTTTGCTGATGGTTGCCTACGCCGCCTTCTATGTCCAGACAGGGTACATCATCAGTACAGCCGCGTTCTTCATCATTGCGATGCTTGTTCTTGGCGAACGAAAAGTCCTCCATTTTGCCGTCATTCCTTTGGGAATCATTCTAAGCGTGTATCTGGTTTTTACGCAGATCATCAAAGTCTACCTACCCTGA